From Solidesulfovibrio carbinoliphilus subsp. oakridgensis, the proteins below share one genomic window:
- a CDS encoding HD domain-containing protein, whose translation MTTPDHGTVDMSDRDRLTRLADFVFEAGMLRKTPRTGYQFLGSGAENVAEHSFRAALIGFVLATEAGADPNRTMALCLFHDLPEARTGDFNYVNKLYNTADPRRALADALAGTGLSATVLPLHDELEAAVTPEAALAQDADQIDLIANLKEELDLGNRYAAAWIDAAMARLRTDAGRRLAGAVAATDHTEWWFNGPDREWWNRKNGCAPKGSKAPKAPEE comes from the coding sequence ATGACGACCCCCGACCACGGCACCGTGGACATGAGCGACCGGGACCGGCTGACCCGGCTGGCGGATTTCGTCTTCGAGGCCGGCATGCTGCGAAAGACCCCGCGCACCGGCTACCAGTTTCTGGGCTCCGGCGCGGAAAACGTGGCCGAGCACAGCTTCCGGGCGGCGCTGATCGGTTTCGTCCTGGCCACCGAGGCCGGGGCCGACCCGAATAGGACCATGGCCCTTTGCCTCTTCCACGACCTGCCCGAAGCCCGCACCGGCGATTTCAACTACGTCAACAAGCTCTACAACACCGCCGACCCCAGGCGGGCCCTGGCCGACGCCCTGGCCGGCACGGGCCTCTCCGCCACGGTCCTGCCGCTCCACGACGAGCTGGAGGCGGCCGTGACCCCGGAAGCCGCCCTGGCCCAGGACGCGGACCAGATCGACCTCATCGCCAACCTGAAGGAAGAGCTGGACCTGGGCAACCGCTACGCCGCCGCCTGGATCGACGCCGCCATGGCCCGGCTGCGCACCGACGCCGGCCGCCGGCTGGCCGGGGCCGTGGCCGCCACCGACCACACCGAGTGGTGGTTCAACGGCCCGGACCGGGAGTGGTGGAATCGCAAAAACGGCTGCGCCCCCAAGGGTTCCAAGGCCCCGAAGGCCCCGGAGGAATGA
- a CDS encoding metallophosphoesterase family protein — translation MRLAVISDTHLRAATPWFEAVYEKYLAPADMVLHCGDHTGHSLWASLLRHQDFASVAGNSDAWDLAMELPPLLERTVCGLRLAVTHGWGPRPGLSERIATALAGRFDVIFFGHSHTIEDTRCGQTRLINPGALEPGGSLALVDCDDGTGIRDVAFVRV, via the coding sequence GTGCGTCTGGCCGTCATCTCCGACACCCACCTGCGGGCCGCCACCCCCTGGTTCGAGGCGGTCTACGAAAAGTATCTGGCCCCGGCCGACATGGTGCTCCACTGCGGCGACCACACCGGCCACAGCCTGTGGGCCTCCCTGCTCCGGCACCAGGATTTCGCCTCCGTGGCCGGCAACTCCGATGCCTGGGACCTGGCCATGGAACTGCCGCCGCTCCTCGAACGCACCGTCTGCGGCCTGCGTCTGGCCGTGACCCACGGCTGGGGCCCGAGGCCCGGCCTGTCCGAGCGCATCGCCACGGCCCTGGCCGGCCGCTTCGACGTCATCTTCTTCGGCCACTCCCACACCATCGAGGACACCCGCTGCGGCCAAACCCGCCTCATCAACCCCGGGGCCCTGGAACCCGGCGGCAGCCTGGCCCTGGTCGACTGCGACGACGGGACGGGCATCCGCGACGTGGCGTTCGTGCGGGTGTAG
- the argJ gene encoding bifunctional glutamate N-acetyltransferase/amino-acid acetyltransferase ArgJ, whose translation MTSPVIPLPKGFSFATAAAGFKHPGRDDLALVVSDVPAVAAGVFTKNLFQAAPVLVAKKRLSTSGGHARAILVNSGQANACTGQGGIDDCRETLSLVAKATDLSADEILPASTGVIGARLKLDKWKAAVPALAAGLGQTSPVAVAKAIMTTDSFPKIAWGTLTTDAGEVRVMGMAKGAGMIAPNMATMIGLLLCDAKVGSLWWQEAVAAAADRSFNSITVDGDTSTNDCVLALANGASEVAIDSAEGRQALLGVMVEVCQALAYMLIQDAEGGTKILRVKVQGAASHAEAELAARAVGNSPLVKTAFFGRDANWGRIVAALGRSGASFAPEDVSVRIGGVAVFQNGMPVAEDLDALLAPHMRRGEISVDVELGDGPGRYLLLASDLTYDYIKINADYRT comes from the coding sequence ATGACCTCGCCCGTGATCCCCCTGCCCAAGGGTTTTTCCTTCGCCACCGCGGCGGCCGGCTTCAAGCACCCCGGCCGCGACGACCTGGCCCTGGTCGTCAGCGACGTGCCGGCCGTGGCCGCCGGCGTCTTTACCAAAAACCTGTTCCAGGCGGCCCCGGTCCTGGTGGCCAAAAAGCGCCTCTCCACCTCCGGCGGCCACGCCCGGGCCATCCTGGTCAACTCCGGCCAGGCCAACGCCTGCACCGGCCAGGGCGGCATCGACGACTGCCGCGAGACCCTCTCCCTGGTGGCCAAGGCCACGGACCTGTCGGCCGACGAGATCCTGCCGGCCTCGACCGGGGTCATCGGCGCGCGCCTGAAGCTCGACAAATGGAAGGCGGCCGTGCCGGCCCTGGCGGCGGGCCTCGGCCAGACCTCGCCCGTGGCCGTGGCCAAGGCCATCATGACCACGGACTCGTTCCCGAAGATCGCCTGGGGCACGCTCACCACCGACGCCGGCGAGGTCCGGGTCATGGGCATGGCCAAGGGAGCCGGCATGATCGCCCCCAACATGGCCACCATGATCGGCCTGCTCCTTTGCGACGCCAAGGTCGGGTCGCTGTGGTGGCAGGAGGCCGTGGCCGCGGCCGCGGACCGCAGCTTCAACAGCATCACCGTGGACGGCGACACCTCCACCAACGACTGCGTCCTGGCCCTGGCCAACGGCGCGTCGGAAGTGGCCATCGACTCGGCCGAAGGCCGGCAGGCCCTGCTCGGCGTCATGGTCGAGGTCTGCCAGGCGCTGGCCTACATGCTGATCCAGGACGCCGAGGGCGGCACCAAGATCCTGCGGGTCAAGGTCCAGGGCGCGGCCTCCCATGCCGAGGCCGAGCTGGCCGCCCGGGCGGTCGGCAATTCGCCCCTGGTCAAGACGGCCTTTTTCGGCCGCGACGCCAACTGGGGCCGGATCGTGGCCGCGCTCGGCCGGTCCGGGGCCAGCTTCGCCCCGGAGGACGTGTCTGTCCGCATCGGCGGGGTGGCGGTCTTCCAGAACGGCATGCCCGTGGCCGAGGACCTGGACGCGCTTTTGGCCCCGCACATGCGCCGGGGCGAGATCTCGGTGGACGTGGAGCTTGGCGACGGCCCGGGCCGCTACCTCCTTCTGGCCTCGGACCTGACCTACGACTACATCAAGATCAACGCCGACTACCGGACGTAG
- a CDS encoding SurA N-terminal domain-containing protein produces the protein MLDPMRKYAQSWGIKIVFGLIILVFVFWGVGSFQGDKATVLATIDGQPVLIKDYEKAYQENLRLVKNKNPNVTDKDLQDGGFRWQVFSNMVTTRLLEDQAAKLGIAVSPEELRAEIAKIPAFQNESKQFDAKRYENLLQANDVTPGEFEADFRQNLLLEKLAAYVSLPAAVTDTEARSIFDFMREQATIHYIPFKTEDFTKGVAPTADQIKAYYEARKDQFATPAQIRIDYVEFTPKALAKPAEVTDADIETAYKANQKKYAKPEQVRVRHFLVMLPADAPKEAVDAATAKLKDLAAKLKAGADFASLLPKNPNNPEGLIGEDWAWLPKGSLPKEFGAFEEKAFSLKKDEIGEPVRTALGLHLIQAGEHQAAGEKTLAEVKDEIRSDLAEQKAADKLTKALDTIQEKVAAGEDLKKAAAEEKLETKTTDFFAKDTPPAELGLSEQALAALFTFKQGGGADQPLSTQDGFLLARVAETKPAGFEPMEAVTDVIKDRLVAEEAQKRARAQADTVAKAMETEEGKAKVLADYKDKIQISQPFTRQGFIPALGMAPVLVQTAFEATGPGWFKAAYAVSDGYVLAGLEKRMPAETALWDKEKDRWMSTLAQSKQSELFKAYLQTVQQTAKVEILNDAILGPKPTGPGAPTPGAAE, from the coding sequence ATGCTCGATCCCATGCGGAAATACGCCCAATCGTGGGGCATCAAGATCGTTTTCGGCCTCATTATCCTGGTCTTCGTCTTCTGGGGCGTCGGCAGCTTCCAGGGCGACAAGGCCACGGTCCTTGCCACCATCGACGGCCAGCCCGTCCTCATCAAGGACTATGAAAAGGCCTACCAGGAAAACCTGCGCCTGGTGAAAAACAAAAACCCCAATGTCACGGACAAGGATCTGCAGGACGGGGGCTTTCGCTGGCAGGTCTTCAGCAACATGGTGACCACGCGTCTGCTGGAAGACCAGGCCGCCAAGCTCGGCATCGCCGTGTCCCCGGAAGAGCTGCGGGCCGAGATCGCCAAGATCCCGGCCTTCCAGAACGAGTCCAAGCAGTTCGACGCCAAGCGCTACGAAAATCTGCTCCAGGCCAACGACGTGACCCCGGGCGAGTTCGAGGCGGACTTCCGCCAGAACCTGCTGCTCGAAAAGCTGGCCGCCTACGTCAGCCTGCCGGCGGCCGTCACCGACACCGAGGCCCGCTCCATCTTCGACTTCATGCGCGAGCAGGCCACCATCCACTACATTCCCTTCAAGACCGAGGATTTCACCAAGGGTGTCGCCCCGACCGCGGACCAGATCAAGGCCTACTACGAGGCCAGAAAAGACCAGTTCGCCACGCCCGCCCAGATCAGGATCGACTACGTGGAATTCACGCCCAAGGCCCTGGCCAAGCCGGCCGAGGTGACCGACGCGGATATCGAGACGGCGTACAAGGCCAACCAGAAGAAGTACGCCAAGCCCGAACAGGTCCGGGTGCGCCACTTCCTCGTCATGCTGCCGGCCGACGCGCCGAAAGAGGCCGTGGACGCGGCCACGGCCAAACTCAAGGATCTGGCCGCCAAGCTCAAGGCCGGGGCGGACTTCGCCTCGCTTCTGCCGAAAAACCCCAACAACCCCGAGGGGCTCATCGGCGAAGACTGGGCCTGGCTGCCCAAGGGCAGCCTGCCCAAGGAATTCGGCGCCTTTGAGGAGAAAGCCTTTTCGCTCAAGAAAGACGAGATCGGCGAACCCGTGCGCACCGCGCTCGGCCTGCACCTGATCCAGGCCGGCGAGCATCAGGCCGCCGGCGAGAAGACCCTGGCCGAAGTCAAGGACGAGATCCGAAGCGACCTGGCCGAACAGAAGGCCGCCGACAAGCTGACCAAGGCCCTGGACACGATCCAGGAAAAGGTCGCTGCCGGCGAGGACCTCAAAAAGGCCGCCGCAGAAGAGAAGCTCGAGACCAAGACGACCGATTTTTTTGCCAAGGACACCCCGCCGGCCGAACTCGGCCTGTCGGAGCAGGCCCTGGCCGCGCTTTTCACCTTCAAGCAGGGCGGCGGGGCCGACCAGCCGCTCTCGACCCAGGACGGGTTCCTGCTGGCCCGGGTGGCCGAGACGAAGCCGGCCGGCTTCGAGCCGATGGAAGCCGTCACGGACGTCATCAAGGACCGGCTCGTGGCCGAGGAGGCCCAGAAGCGGGCCCGGGCCCAGGCCGACACCGTGGCCAAGGCCATGGAGACCGAGGAAGGCAAGGCCAAGGTCCTGGCCGACTACAAGGACAAGATCCAGATTTCCCAGCCGTTTACCCGCCAGGGCTTCATCCCGGCCCTCGGCATGGCCCCGGTGCTGGTCCAGACGGCCTTCGAGGCCACCGGTCCCGGCTGGTTCAAGGCGGCCTACGCCGTGTCCGACGGCTACGTGCTGGCCGGCCTCGAGAAGCGGATGCCGGCCGAGACGGCCTTGTGGGACAAGGAAAAGGACCGCTGGATGTCCACCCTCGCCCAGTCCAAGCAGTCCGAGCTTTTCAAGGCCTACCTCCAGACCGTGCAGCAGACGGCCAAGGTGGAAATCCTAAACGACGCCATCCTCGGCCCCAAGCCGACCGGCCCTGGCGCTCCGACCCCGGGCGCGGCCGAATAA
- a CDS encoding cache domain-containing protein, which translates to MNRELIKKHETSLLGAMSGVGECQEVLSRLDRQWTRATLTGKINCSRIAQTLIDFIITTQENFAVLQQDLVDTLVLENTQKVVLEIAAVAQVAIDILKRNLFERTADVGFLATDDDIVRFLGNSETDDEARARIERRLGEYRDKYTVYDEIIVCDRRGRVRAHLDRDNPVTASADPLLAETLAAASYVETYRESDLAPGRGDALVYSQAVKDPASGAALGVLCLFFDFAGEMEGIFDNLRASSEDSIILILDAGGRAIASSDPAKAPVGRTYRMSLRDDFTMVALGGDAYLAKTLATKGYQGFFGLPWYGQVLKRVATAFQNGTHGHGLDEATIRRNAIFSGRLVKVEEASENVLSDLELVVQNGEIMAAKKSVQADASEKVEAQALPHVLNEVKKIGDQVQQVFQTSTGGLLKLVTSSRLHDVRFLAALAIDIMDRNLYERANDCRWWALTSEFRRMLERERLSEEDRGRMREILAYINSLYTVYTNLFVYDREGVILACSNPDEHRQEGRRLADRYVAETLALCDSQRYRVSNFEATDLYEERGRARPTYIYSASITSLAGGGAVLGGIGIVFDSEPQFLSMLHDALPRDGGGNILDGSEGMFVDARGMVIASTNPDHAPGDTVDLAGVFCQLACGQATSHLVADGDRLYAVGCAHSAGYREYKRDGTYANDLLSVIKVRI; encoded by the coding sequence ATGAACAGGGAATTGATCAAGAAACACGAAACGTCTTTGCTCGGCGCCATGTCCGGCGTCGGGGAGTGCCAGGAGGTGCTTTCCCGCCTGGACCGGCAATGGACCCGGGCGACGCTGACCGGCAAGATCAACTGCAGCCGCATCGCCCAGACGCTCATTGATTTCATCATCACGACCCAGGAGAACTTCGCGGTCCTGCAACAGGACCTGGTGGACACCCTGGTTCTGGAAAACACCCAGAAGGTCGTGCTGGAGATCGCGGCCGTGGCCCAGGTGGCCATCGACATCCTCAAGCGCAACCTGTTCGAGCGCACGGCCGATGTCGGCTTCCTGGCCACGGACGACGACATCGTGCGGTTTCTGGGAAACAGCGAGACCGACGACGAGGCCCGGGCCCGCATCGAACGGCGGCTTGGCGAGTACCGGGACAAATACACCGTCTATGACGAGATCATCGTCTGCGACAGGCGGGGCCGGGTCCGGGCCCACCTGGACCGGGACAATCCCGTGACCGCAAGCGCCGATCCCCTCCTGGCCGAAACCCTGGCCGCCGCGTCCTACGTGGAGACCTACCGGGAAAGCGACCTGGCCCCGGGGCGCGGCGACGCGCTGGTCTATTCCCAGGCCGTCAAGGACCCGGCCTCGGGCGCGGCCCTTGGCGTCCTGTGCCTGTTTTTCGACTTCGCCGGCGAGATGGAAGGCATTTTCGACAACCTCCGGGCTTCTTCCGAGGACAGCATCATCCTGATCCTGGATGCCGGCGGCCGGGCCATCGCCTCGAGCGATCCGGCCAAGGCGCCGGTCGGCCGGACCTACCGGATGTCGCTTCGCGACGACTTCACCATGGTCGCCCTCGGCGGCGACGCCTACCTGGCCAAGACCCTGGCCACCAAGGGCTACCAGGGCTTTTTCGGCCTGCCCTGGTACGGCCAGGTCCTCAAGCGCGTGGCCACGGCCTTTCAAAACGGCACCCACGGCCACGGCCTCGACGAGGCGACGATTCGCCGCAACGCGATTTTTTCCGGCCGGCTGGTCAAGGTGGAGGAGGCGTCGGAAAACGTGCTTTCGGACCTGGAGCTCGTGGTGCAAAACGGCGAGATCATGGCCGCCAAGAAGTCGGTCCAGGCCGACGCCTCGGAAAAGGTGGAGGCGCAAGCCCTGCCCCATGTCTTGAACGAGGTCAAGAAAATCGGGGACCAGGTGCAGCAGGTCTTCCAGACCTCGACCGGCGGCCTTTTAAAGCTCGTCACGTCCTCGCGCCTGCACGACGTGCGGTTTTTGGCCGCCCTGGCCATCGACATCATGGACCGCAACCTCTACGAGCGGGCCAACGACTGCCGCTGGTGGGCCCTGACCTCCGAGTTCCGGCGCATGCTGGAACGGGAGCGCCTTTCGGAGGAAGATCGCGGACGGATGCGCGAGATCCTGGCCTACATCAACAGCCTGTACACCGTGTACACGAACCTGTTCGTCTACGACCGCGAAGGGGTGATTCTCGCCTGCTCCAATCCGGACGAGCACAGGCAGGAAGGCCGCCGCCTCGCCGACCGCTACGTGGCCGAGACCCTGGCCCTTTGCGATTCGCAGCGCTACCGCGTGTCGAATTTCGAGGCGACCGACCTCTACGAGGAGCGGGGGCGTGCCCGGCCCACCTACATCTACAGCGCTTCCATCACCTCGCTGGCCGGCGGGGGCGCGGTGCTTGGCGGCATCGGCATCGTGTTCGACTCCGAGCCGCAGTTCCTGTCCATGCTCCACGACGCCCTGCCCCGGGACGGCGGCGGCAACATCCTGGACGGGTCGGAAGGCATGTTCGTGGACGCCAGGGGCATGGTCATCGCCTCCACCAACCCGGACCACGCGCCAGGCGACACCGTGGACCTGGCCGGGGTCTTCTGCCAGCTGGCCTGCGGCCAGGCCACCTCGCACCTGGTGGCCGACGGCGACAGGCTCTATGCCGTGGGCTGCGCCCATTCGGCCGGCTACCGGGAGTACAAGCGCGACGGCACCTACGCCAACGATCTCCTGAGCGTCATCAAGGTCCGTATCTAG
- a CDS encoding EF-hand domain-containing protein, with amino-acid sequence MKMSALSPVLLSLVLLGAGCAAKNEAPAPTAPQTSYPSPDYPPQTAAPQAPVPPAERTATPQAAAPVAPATPPMAPAGGSPRPDGPPRPGMLFDMMDTDHNGRVTLEEWRAFQDKAFRRMDKNNDNVLTREEMAASLPPRRGPGGPGGSGGPGPRPAP; translated from the coding sequence ATGAAAATGTCCGCCCTGTCCCCGGTCCTTTTGTCCCTGGTCCTCCTCGGCGCCGGCTGCGCCGCGAAAAACGAGGCCCCGGCCCCAACCGCGCCCCAGACGTCCTATCCGTCGCCGGACTATCCGCCGCAAACGGCCGCGCCCCAGGCGCCCGTCCCGCCGGCCGAACGCACCGCCACCCCCCAGGCCGCCGCACCCGTGGCCCCGGCCACCCCGCCCATGGCCCCGGCCGGCGGCTCCCCGCGTCCGGACGGCCCGCCGCGTCCCGGCATGCTCTTCGACATGATGGACACGGACCATAACGGCCGGGTGACCCTGGAGGAATGGCGCGCCTTCCAGGACAAGGCCTTTCGCCGCATGGACAAGAACAACGACAACGTCCTCACCCGCGAGGAGATGGCCGCTTCGCTGCCTCCCCGCCGCGGGCCCGGCGGTCCCGGCGGCTCTGGCGGACCCGGCCCCCGGCCGGCGCCCTGA